In Erpetoichthys calabaricus chromosome 2, fErpCal1.3, whole genome shotgun sequence, a genomic segment contains:
- the LOC114645551 gene encoding uncharacterized protein LOC114645551 isoform X2: protein MKKMRKTFQYRQQLVHNPEKMTSVLSIFLRFLDTKGLVKQDFSLLFVSDTSSKLLEKWDTCFKFKIIKEARSLTGQMADLNILLKCAESTFDFEDHESSGFIGWDAEMASILLLVYLLPPPAGGKKVPKITFIGAVDHMVQFHKCAGKSFERYPSSGSGTFKILQTI, encoded by the exons atgaagaaaatgagaaaaacatttcaataccGCCAGCAACTGGTGCATAACCCAGAGAAAATGACATCTGTACTTTCCATCTTTCTGAGATTTTTGGATACAAAAGGCTTG GTAAAGCAAGATTTCAGTCTTTTATTTGTCTCTGACACATCTTCCAAATTGCTTGAGAAGTGGGATACCTGCTTTAAGTTTAAGATTATTAAAGAAGCAAGATCTCTGACAGGTCAGATGGCTGATTTGAATATTCTGCTGAAGTGTGCAGAATCTACCTTTGATTTTGAAGATCACGAATCATCAGGGTTTATTG GTTGGGATGCAGAAATGGCCTCAATTTTATTATTAGTCTATCTTTTGCCACCaccggctggaggaaaaaaagtgCCAAAAATCACTTTTATTGGGGCAGTTGACCATATGGTACAGTTTCATAag TGTGCAGGAAAGAGCTTTGAAAGATATCCAAGTAGTGGAAGTGGAACATTTAAAATACTACAAACCATTTGA
- the LOC114645551 gene encoding uncharacterized protein LOC114645551 isoform X1 — MKKMRKTFQYRQQLVHNPEKMTSVLSIFLRFLDTKGLVKQDFSLLFVSDTSSKLLEKWDTCFKFKIIKEARSLTGQMADLNILLKCAESTFDFEDHESSGFIGWDAEMASILLLVYLLPPPAGGKKVPKITFIGAVDHMVQFHKSCCSIDEHLSQNEGRQPYLLAVGTTKAKIHDFYIVLDKQLIPCQARSSLGAFDELFEAHFVFSISYNKALINVYTFLQTTVYNIDIGHVRESPRVTELRAKIFNN, encoded by the exons atgaagaaaatgagaaaaacatttcaataccGCCAGCAACTGGTGCATAACCCAGAGAAAATGACATCTGTACTTTCCATCTTTCTGAGATTTTTGGATACAAAAGGCTTG GTAAAGCAAGATTTCAGTCTTTTATTTGTCTCTGACACATCTTCCAAATTGCTTGAGAAGTGGGATACCTGCTTTAAGTTTAAGATTATTAAAGAAGCAAGATCTCTGACAGGTCAGATGGCTGATTTGAATATTCTGCTGAAGTGTGCAGAATCTACCTTTGATTTTGAAGATCACGAATCATCAGGGTTTATTG GTTGGGATGCAGAAATGGCCTCAATTTTATTATTAGTCTATCTTTTGCCACCaccggctggaggaaaaaaagtgCCAAAAATCACTTTTATTGGGGCAGTTGACCATATGGTACAGTTTCATAag TCATGCTGCAGTATTGATGAACACCTCAGCCAAAATGAAGGTCGCCAGCCTTACCTTCTGGCCGTAGGAACAACGAAGGCCAAGATCCATGACTTTTATATTGTCCTGGACAAACAGCTTATACCATGTCAGGCAAGAAGTTCTTTGGGAGCATTCGATGAGCTTTTTGAggctcattttgtatttagtatttcCTATAATAAGGCCTTAATCAATGTATATACATTCTTGCAAACAACTGTTTACAACATTGATATTGGACATGTGAGGGAATCACCAAGGGTTACAGAATTAAGAgcaaaaatattcaataattaA